In Streptomyces sp. ML-6, the genomic stretch CGGCCGTCGCGGCCGGACTCACCCGCGACGACATCCCCGCCCTGCTGCGGGCCCGGCTGCACACCGCCGCCGTCACCGAGGCCGCCGCCGCCGTGCTCGCCCTGCGGGCCGCGGGGCGGGACCCGGTGGACTACGGCCCCGTCCAGCACGCCCTCGCGGCCCGCACCCCCGCCGCGCCCCTGCGCGAGGCGTCGGCGACGCTCGGCCGCGGGGTGCACCGGCTGGCCCGGCGGCTGGCCCCGGACCACCCGGCGGTCACCGCCCTGGCCGCGCTCCGGCCCCGCCCGCTGCGGCCGGTCGCGCTCGGCGCCCTCGGGGCGGTCATGAAGGTGACCCCCGAGGAACTGGCGCATGCCGTCGTCCACGACGAACTCCAGACCATCGCCTCCGCGGCGCTCAAGCTCCTGCCCGGCGACCCGCTCGACACGGTCGCCTGGATCCTCGACGCCGCACCGCACACCGAGGCGGCGGTCGCCGAGGCCCTCGCGGTACGGACCCCGGCCGGACTGCCGGCCCGTACACCCCCGCTCACCGAACAGTGGGCCCTCGAACACGCACGACGAGAACGGAGACTCTTCCTTGCCTGACCAGCACCACGACCAGCACGCCCACACCCCGGACCACCCGCACGGGCACCGGCCGCGCGCCCTGCGCCTCGGCGTCGCGGGCCCGGTCGGCACCGGCAAGAGCTCGATCCTCGCCACCCTGTGCCGCGAACTGGCCGGCGAACTCGCCATGGCCGTCGTCACCAACGACATCTACACCGACGAGGACGCCCGCTTCCTCCGCTCGGCGGGCGTCCTGCCCACCGAACGCATCCGCGCCGTCGAGACCGGCGCCTGCCCGCACACCGCGATCCGCGACGACATCACCGCCAACCTCGACGCCGTCGAGGACCTGGAGGAGGCCTACGGGCCGCTCGACCTGGTGCTCGTCGAGAGCGGCGGCGACAACCTCACCGCCACCTTCAGCCCGGCCCTCGCCGACGCCCAGCTCTTCTGCATCGACGTCGCGGGCGGCGGCGACGTCGCCCGCAAGGGCGGTCCCGGCATCACCGGGGCCGACCTCCTGATCATCAACAAGACCGACCTCGCCCCCCATGTGGAGGTCGACGTGGCCGCGATGGTCGCCGACGCGTCGGACGCCCGCGACGGCCTGCCGGTCCTCGCGCTCTCCAAGCACGACCCGGTGTCCGTGGCCGAACTCGCCGACTGGGTACGGTCGGTGCTCGCACGCCACCGCGACGGCACCCTGGTCCCCACCGACCCGGGCCCGATGGCCCCGCACAGCCACGACCACTCATGACCACGGAGTCCGCCGACCCCACCGTCGTCCGCGTCGAACGCGACGGCACGG encodes the following:
- a CDS encoding urease accessory UreF family protein — encoded protein: MANPALLLLGDGRLPVGAYTYSAGLEPAVAAGLTRDDIPALLRARLHTAAVTEAAAAVLALRAAGRDPVDYGPVQHALAARTPAAPLREASATLGRGVHRLARRLAPDHPAVTALAALRPRPLRPVALGALGAVMKVTPEELAHAVVHDELQTIASAALKLLPGDPLDTVAWILDAAPHTEAAVAEALAVRTPAGLPARTPPLTEQWALEHARRERRLFLA
- the ureG gene encoding urease accessory protein UreG, whose translation is MPDQHHDQHAHTPDHPHGHRPRALRLGVAGPVGTGKSSILATLCRELAGELAMAVVTNDIYTDEDARFLRSAGVLPTERIRAVETGACPHTAIRDDITANLDAVEDLEEAYGPLDLVLVESGGDNLTATFSPALADAQLFCIDVAGGGDVARKGGPGITGADLLIINKTDLAPHVEVDVAAMVADASDARDGLPVLALSKHDPVSVAELADWVRSVLARHRDGTLVPTDPGPMAPHSHDHS